CGATTACGGTGATTTCCAATGCGGACACCCCGACGAAGATTCTGAAGATAAAAGGAACCGTTAAAGGCGTTGAAGGGAAGTAAAAATTACGATTTGAACCTCGAGAAAATCCCCCGGAAAAACCGGGGGATTTTTTTTGTGCATCCCGGGATGCCCGGTGCGCCTGCCGTAGCGGGAAATAACCGGCCGGGAACCGGCCACCTTAGCCCGCCTATTCAAAGAGTACCCTCCCCGCCTATTCAAAGAGTTCCCTCAGGGTAAAGGAAAATAGCAGGTCCCGGTTGTAGCGCTCAATGAGCAACCGGATCCGCTTCCCCTTCTTCTCGTTGATCATCTTCATGATTTCCTGCAACTTGTATCGGTGCACGGACTTGCCGTTCACCGCCAGGATCACATCTCCCTGCCGGAGGCCAACTTCCTCGGCCGGACTGCCGGCACGGATGGCGGAAACGACGATCTCGGGCACCAGGCTCAGGCGGGTTCTCTGGGAAGTCAGTATCTGGACCGTACCAAAGGTGTCTTCTTCATCCTGCTGCACCACGCCCCGCGAATCTGTAATGCGTTCGGCGATATAGCGGACCCCGGCGTGCTCGAGTTCAATCCCCGCCAGGTTGAAATGGAAGGGGTCGCGGAAATGCGCATTCGGTTTGAGAGTCAGCTCCCCGCTCGGGTAGTTGAACACCATGTTGAAGCGTTTGAGCAACTCCCCGCCGATACTGCCATCCCGGTCACCCAGGTTTGGGAGTGCCCTGAAAGAATCCAGGTAGGGGAAGGCCGCTTTTGCGTCGTTGAGGACAAAGTCGCCGACCCGGATTTGTTTGACCTTGGTCCGTTTCCCGTAGATGGTACCGCTCAGCCCTTTGCCCAGGTAATCTTCGTAATGTTTTTCCGGTATGTAGAGCCCTTCGTCGTCATCCCGGAACAACCAGAGCGCATCGCTGCTCCCGGTGTCCATCAGGAGCTTGACATCCAGTTCCTCCCCGTCTTCCAGGGTGACGCCCCCGCTGACATAGGCCTTGTTCCTGTCGATGGTGATCGGGACGGTTACCTCCCGCGACCGGTTCCTGTGCCTGTAGGTGGCCGGGTTGTGAAACCGGATGAACTTCCTGCCGTAATTGACTTCCACCACGTGGTCCCGGAACAGGTCGTACCCGATGATTCCGTGGATGGTAATGCCCAGGGAAGGCGAAAAATTCATTTCCCTGTCCAGCACCACGTACAACTGCTGGCCGGGATTTACCAGACCCTTTAATTTGAAAATATTGCCGGTGGAACGCAACGCGTCGATAGGGTCGCCCGTTCCCAAACCGCGGATCTGGATTTTGGCAACATTTCGGAGCTCTATGGAGTCCTGGTCGGCAACGTTGAAGAGGATGGGTTTGTTCACGCCCGTGTCCAGGATAAAACGCAGCGGGGTCCCGTTGACTTCAAGGGGGATAATCATCAGGTTATTCACCAATTCGAATGGGATCTTCGGGCTTTTTTTCCGGCCGTCCAGCAACTGGTAATGCTGCGCCGCCCCCCGGAAACAGCAGAGTACTATCCC
This genomic window from Robiginitalea biformata HTCC2501 contains:
- a CDS encoding aspartyl protease family protein, encoding MKLVRYARIGLLLGIVLCCFRGAAQHYQLLDGRKKSPKIPFELVNNLMIIPLEVNGTPLRFILDTGVNKPILFNVADQDSIELRNVAKIQIRGLGTGDPIDALRSTGNIFKLKGLVNPGQQLYVVLDREMNFSPSLGITIHGIIGYDLFRDHVVEVNYGRKFIRFHNPATYRHRNRSREVTVPITIDRNKAYVSGGVTLEDGEELDVKLLMDTGSSDALWLFRDDDEGLYIPEKHYEDYLGKGLSGTIYGKRTKVKQIRVGDFVLNDAKAAFPYLDSFRALPNLGDRDGSIGGELLKRFNMVFNYPSGELTLKPNAHFRDPFHFNLAGIELEHAGVRYIAERITDSRGVVQQDEEDTFGTVQILTSQRTRLSLVPEIVVSAIRAGSPAEEVGLRQGDVILAVNGKSVHRYKLQEIMKMINEKKGKRIRLLIERYNRDLLFSFTLRELFE